The sequence GAACAAGTATGAACAAGTATGTTCGATCATGATCGAGTTTGAACAACCATGATTGAGTATGTTCAAGCATGATCGAATATGATTGAGTATGTTAAGTATGATCGAGTAGAACGATTGAGTATGGTCGAGTATGTTCAAGCATGATCGAGTATATTCAAGAATGATCGAGTAGTTCAAGTATGATCAAGTATGAACGATCaagtatgatcgagtatgatcaAGCATGATCGAATATGTTCAAGCACTGAGATGATATATGATACACGAAAGGAAAATGGCGGTGAGATACGAAACACGTTTCAAAAATGGgcccacaaacaattaaaatcgatGAGATGGGATAATGGGCCTCCAAACACTAAAATGATATATTAACCCATGATATACCATCTCATGTTGGGCCCTcaaacaatatttatatgtgtatatatatcaAAACTCCTTTTCgttttcataattaaatttcaatttccaATTATTCTCCTCTTCCCCTCTTAAACACCAAatctaaattcaaaatcaaaatatcaaataaatctaaataattcaattaaattcaaattaatcaacgcGGTTTTACAATCATCTCAATTTGATTccaaattcataaaattaaaggaaaatcaaaactcaataatataagataattaattagttttttttaaaactcgagACGTTACATTTAATTCTTGAAGTTTTTTATTACTAAAATTTTTAGATGGAAGAGATTGTATCGGCTCATACTTGTATTCTTCATTTCAATTCCACGATCCCGGATTTTCTCTCATTTCATTGAAGGGTTACTTAtcgtatatatttttatttttgttaattgagcaacaaataaaatacacaaTATAATGGCAAAAATATTTTAAGGATGTTttagtaaaaaaagaaaaaaagaaaaaaagaaaaaaagaaaaaaagaaaaaaagaaaaaagagtttaaacttggttaaattaaattttttcaaattggaGGTATAAATTATAATTGAAACCAATACATAGTATAAGAGTACTTTTTTCTACTGTTTAgcctttttattttcatatattgagattaatataatttgtCCTCTCACACACACATACAAACCCATTATCATATAACATGTTTTTAGATTAAACTATAAAATTTCTTCCTATAATTTGAGCtcttgattttaatttgattgttataatgttaaaaaaaacttctaattatttatatattttttggtgCAACTTATTATTTATATACGTTGTTTTTTCAGTTCAAGAAGGGAGAGATAAAATTATCGACATGATAATTAATGACTTTATGGTCacataaacataaataatagtaaatacATGGTATGTCTTTATATTGGCATGACTATGTCAGCAAGCTAGATAGTTTACATATTgctaagaaattaattaaaaaaaaaatgaaaatagtattattattttttctggCTACAATTTAAAAATATCGAATTGTAGATAGGAAATTGAAACTAACCTCAAAAATTAGAATAAagcttttataaataaattgattaaataaacgAAGGAAAATGGGAAAATCGTAACTTGAAGAGaaatcaatttctttatttagCGCCAACCGGAAGCATTCCTCAGAAATATTATCTGTTATTTTTCAAGTTCAACTATTTCAGTTAGTTTTGTGGACGTGGAGGACTATGATTGGTCCACTCTCCCCATCCTCTTAAAAAATTCGATTTCTCCCATTTCTTTAGGTTTTCTCCTCTCCCTTCCCTCTCGTTTCGCTATCCCTTTCTTGTTCGCTCGACGGTCGGTAGTTTCTCCCGGATAATTTTTATCTTTCCGATAAGATTACCGACCGTTGCTACTCTatctttctttgaatttttgaagttttccGATCGATTATCGCCGTTGACCTCATTTCTCTGTTCACTTTTGGTGATTAATTTGCTCGCGCTCGCACGATTTGGGTTTAACTCTCAATATTTTGAATAATCTCTCTCTGAGGGCGTAGAATCTATGTTCAAGATTTTtcaatagggaaaaaaaaaaaaattaaggagagATTCAACGCTGAAGAAGAAGCGATATTTCAggtttttagattttctttttatttcgtTATTTCGATTCTATGCTTCAAAAACTGATAGATTGCTCATTAGAATTGAATCTTAATTGTTTACTATATTTTTTCCCGTCTGAATTGGGTTAtgtttcttttctcatattcaATTTTTTCACGTGAGATTGAACGAGCTTCGGTTGTAATGTTTTCAAGGTGTTATCTGAGATTGTGAAAACCATCGGGAAGAAATGACTAGTCAAGGCGGTTCTTCGAGAAGAAGTCTGTCCTTAACGAACATATCGTCTCAGGGCAAGAAGAAAACCCATGAGAACGGAAGCTCGGATGCACCGCGGAAGTCTCTTTCATCCTCTCGTTCATTGTAAATCGCTACTTCTAAATCCCTTCTCATCGATGCTCTCACTTATCCTTATTTTGTTATGCCTACACATACATCTTAAGTGACATGTTATTTATTTGAGTccgtttagattttttttttcggtAAGTTTCAAAGCTGAAAGTTGAAACTTGTTTGAAGTTGCGTTTCTTCAATCAGATGATCTTCTAAAactcttcaaaggtttgcaggAACCTTCAGAACAGCCCGGTTCCCAAATTTTTGGTGTGAAACTGCAAAATATAGTAGTTCATGTCATCAAGAATCTGTCTAGGCAAAATGGAATTGAAAATACATGAAACTCAAGTACTAATATTTCACTGCTTAACCTTTTAGAGGATTAACAGATGTACTTGAACGTTAGTATTCTGCTATATCATATGATTGCATCATGTATGCATTGtgtatattttcttattttatcgTGGAACTTTTTGAGGGATTTCTTAATTTACTAGAATGGGAGTACTTAGCGATACCTTTCCTGGTTCAGTAACAATTTATAGGATATTTGTTGGATACAATTATTTAACTGGTAAAGTCAAGAGATATTAACCTGATTTCCATTCTCCATTTACGTTTGAAAAAGACAACTCACTGGTGAGCGTACGGTAAAACGATTGCGGCTGTCAAGAGCACTGACAGTTCCTGAAAGTACTACTGTCTCTGAGGCTTGTCGTCGGATGGCTGCTCGTAGAGTTGATGCTTTGTTACTGACTGATTCAAATGCTTTACTTTGCGGTATCCTCACAGACAAGGTTTAACATTGGCTTTCCTTTAGCCTTAAGGGTAAAAGTCCCCTtgcaaccaaaaaaaaaaaaaaaagttttctaaTATATTTATGTTCCTTTTGATGGAAGGATATAGCAACAAGGGTTGTTGCTTGTGGCATTAATCTTGATGAAACACCTGTATCCAAAGTTATGACGAGGAATCCAGTTTTTGTTCTTTCTGATACCCTAGCCGTGGAAGCCCTCCAGAAGATGGTTCAAGGTTCGTATGATTCTGACAAGCACATTCACATTTTAATGTGCCGTGCTGTTTGGTACATGGTAGTGATTCTTGCTATGTGGGTCTGATATGTGTGTCTACAGGAAAATTTAGACATTTGCCTGTAGTTGAGAACGGGGAGGTCATTGCATTACTTGATATTGCAAAATGTTTATATGATGCTATTGCACGAATGGAAAGAGCAGCTGAAAAAGGAAAGGCTATTGCTGCAGCAGTTGAAGGTGTTGAAAAAAGTTGGGGAACCTCTGTTTCTGGTTAGTGGACTGTCATTTCCAATGGTATTAATACCTTCCAAAAACAACTCTAATTTGTGCTAACATTGATGACCAGGTCCTAATACATTTATCGAGACACTTCGAGAGCGTATGTTCAGACCATCTCTGTCTACTATAATCCCAGAGAATTTAAAGTAGGTAATACTTTTCTTGCGTGAAAGATATTTGGTCTTTAATGTTATCTGCATCGCATCTTTTATTGATGTTCCATTTTCCAGGATTGTTACAGTTCCACCAACAGAAACAGTTTTGATGGCCACGAAAAAGATGCTAGAACTTCGAGTGAGTTCTGCAGTTGTGACAGTTGATAACAAGCCACAAGGAATTCTCACGTGAGTACCATCATAAGTCTTCTGGACTTAGGattttatacttggataaaattTCACGTATCctgtatttaatatttttcagGTCAAAGGATATTTTGATGCGATTAATAGCGCAAAATCTTCCACCAGAATCCACACTTGTGGAGAAGGTAATTTCTTTCAGCTAGCATGAAGTATAAAGGATAGTGCATTGCCTCCCCTCCTGTCTGTGCAGTtctattggttaaattgaaagGGGGCGCTGGTTTAGATTGGGGTTTGGGGCAGAGATAAATATGACAGAAATTGCAAGAAGATTAGATATTGGAGAAACACTACTCTGTATcatgtaaattttgttttaatctcTTTGACGATGCAAGATATGTGTTCTTCAGAACTGAATATCACCTCTCTGTTTCATGTTTTAGGTCATGACTCCAAATCCTGAATGTGCATCAATTGATACACCAATAGTTGACGCTCTGCACACTATGCATGATGGAAAATTTTTGCATCTTCCAGTGGTAGATAGAGGTAACGTTTGTGTAATTGTAAATCCTAGGAACAAGAAAAGGTTTCATCTGTGAACATAAGCCTGTCATCTTTATTTCTGATGCTGATAGTTAATTGGCTGCAGATGGAAATGTTGTTGCTGTAGTTGATGTAATACATATCACCCATGCTGCTGTTGCTACGGTGAGTCCATTAATTTTTGGAACCTTATATTTGTTAGAACTGTTTGACTTTGCTTCTTgttattgcaaaaataaaagatatacTATGTTCGTGCTATATCACTTTCAAAGGGCTATTAACATATTACTGGAAGTGTAATGTCCAGATTATTAATCATGTTTTCCATGATAAGATTTGGAATTTGAGATCAGT comes from Benincasa hispida cultivar B227 chromosome 2, ASM972705v1, whole genome shotgun sequence and encodes:
- the LOC120071366 gene encoding CBS domain-containing protein CBSCBSPB5 isoform X1, which produces MTSQGGSSRRSLSLTNISSQGKKKTHENGSSDAPRKSLSSSRSLQLTGERTVKRLRLSRALTVPESTTVSEACRRMAARRVDALLLTDSNALLCGILTDKDIATRVVACGINLDETPVSKVMTRNPVFVLSDTLAVEALQKMVQGKFRHLPVVENGEVIALLDIAKCLYDAIARMERAAEKGKAIAAAVEGVEKSWGTSVSGPNTFIETLRERMFRPSLSTIIPENLKIVTVPPTETVLMATKKMLELRVSSAVVTVDNKPQGILTSKDILMRLIAQNLPPESTLVEKVMTPNPECASIDTPIVDALHTMHDGKFLHLPVVDRDGNVVAVVDVIHITHAAVATVGNASGVSNEAASSMMQKFWDSAMALSPNDDDDELHSEGSMKLASEETDTGRTLPFPSSGMSNTFSFKLEDRKGRMHRFSCDTRSLTDVITAILQRIGEDIDRNKLPQILYEDEDHDKVVLGSDSDLAAAVEHARLAGWKGLRLHLEYPGSHGRRRGSGAANMDYAQRDAWASAYSAVAAGAALVAGLGVLAYLRRSGFAAP
- the LOC120071366 gene encoding CBS domain-containing protein CBSCBSPB5 isoform X2 — translated: MTSQGGSSRRSLSLTNISSQGKKKTHENGSSDAPRKSLSSSRSLQLTGERTVKRLRLSRALTVPESTTVSEACRRMAARRVDALLLTDSNALLCGILTDKDIATRVVACGINLDETPVSKVMTRNPVFVLSDTLAVEALQKMVQGKFRHLPVVENGEVIALLDIAKCLYDAIARMERAAEKGKAIAAAVEGVEKSWGTSVSGPNTFIETLRERMFRPSLSTIIPENLKIVTVPPTETVLMATKKMLELRVSSAVVTVDNKPQGILTSKDILMRLIAQNLPPESTLVEKVMTPNPECASIDTPIVDALHTMHDGKFLHLPVVDRDGNVVAVVDVIHITHAAVATVGNASGVSNEAASSMMQKFWDSAMALSPNDDDDELHSEGSMKLASEETDTGRTLPFPSSGMSNTFSFKLEDRKGRMHRFSCDTRSLTDVITAILQRIGEDIDRNKLPQILYEDEDHDKVVLGSDSDLAAAVEHARLAGWKGLRLHLEYPGSHGRRRGSGAANMDYAQRDAWASAYSAVAAGAALVAGLGVLAYLRRSGN